One window from the genome of Epinephelus moara isolate mb chromosome 5, YSFRI_EMoa_1.0, whole genome shotgun sequence encodes:
- the rrp36 gene encoding ribosomal RNA processing protein 36 homolog codes for MKGKEKQQQRELAASKKKSMAASSSDDEDSDVERNFALLTKRGGGAEEAYHGEEEEEEFSDDDEEEEDEEEGSDVGEEESDGGEEEDGDSGASEEEKEEEEDDDDDDDDEDPDDAGGSSEIQTRDDIKKELSNMSFEDIMKLQNKVGTKVYNEVAYGSDKSQRTGKKKRLNKNRPMEISAKKPAPFLRQVVSVRKPTLRDPRFDDLSGEYKPEIFEKTYKFINDIRHREKEIVQKQLKKTKKNNQRKEKLQFLLKRMENQERARQSREQQRDRELQFKRQQRERANQGTRPFFLKNSEKKKLLLAEKYQELKKSGKLENFLSKKRKRNAGKDRRKLPRQLQNKNAQ; via the exons ATGAAGGGGaaagagaagcagcagcagcgagagcTCGCGGCCTCGAAGAAGAAGAGTATGGCAGCAAGCAGCAGTGACGACGAAGATTCTGACGTGGAGAGGAACTTTGCTCTGCTCActaaaagaggaggaggagctgaggaggcGTACcatggagaagaggaagaggaggaattCAGTGATGATGACGAAGAagaggaagacgaggaggagggaTCGGATGTTGGTGAGGAAGAGTCTGATGGTGGtgaagaggaggatggagaCAGTGGAGCgtctgaggaggagaaggaggaggaggaggatgatgatgacgatgatgatgatgaagaccCAGATGATGCTGGTGGCAGCAGTGAGATCCAGACCAGAGACGACATTAAAAAAG AACTCTCCAACATGTCGTTTGAGGACATCATGAAGCTGCAGAACAAAGTGGGAACCAAAGTTTACAACGAGGTGGCGTACGGCAGCGACAAGAGTCAAAGGACGGGCAAAAAGAAACGCCTCAACAAGAACAG gccGATGGAGATTTCAGCCAAGAAACCAGCTCCGTTCCTCCGTCAGGTCGTCTCCGTCAGGAAACCG ACGCTGAGAGACCCTCGATTTGACGACCTGTCTGGAGAATACAAACCTGAGATTTTTGAGAAGACGTATAAATTCATCAATGAcatcagacacagagagaaagag ATCGTCCAGAAGCAGctgaagaagacgaagaagaacaACCAGAGGAaggagaaactgcagttccttctGAAGAGGATG gagaaCCAGGAGCGAGCCAGGCAGAGCCGAGAGCAGCAGCgagacagagagctgcagtTCAAGAGGCAGCAGAGAGAACGAGCCAATCAGGGCACCCGACCGTTCTTCCTCAAAAACT CCGAGAAGAAGAAGCTGCTGCTGGCTGAAAAATACCAGGAGCTGAAGAAGAGCGGCAAACTGGAGAACTTCCTgagcaagaagaggaagaggaacgCCGGGAAGGACCGCAGGAAGCTGCCGCGACAGCTGCAGAACAAGAACGCTcagtga